Below is a window of Edaphobacter dinghuensis DNA.
GAGGTCGAGCTGCCTGTGTTGCAGCAAGGACTTGAAAGCTATCTGAAGCAAAGATTGATCCAGGGAATTCTGCTGGAGGTGCGGTTCGAATGGAGCGGAGGTACTGCTCCATGATGACTCCAAAACGAGCCTCGGCGATGGGTCTTCCACCGGTCAATGAGACGGCGGTTTTGCCGGTGATGCCAAATCTGGCTTCGGGCACGCATGCCTTTCGCCACTCGGCAGACTCGGCGATGGCATGTCTTGCGGCGATGAGAATCTCTCCGTCGCGTATTCATCTGCGGCGCACGGGGCGAGAGGCGGTTCCGGACGGAACAGTTGTCGCGCAATCTCCGGCGCCCGGTGCGATGCTTGAACCGGATACGCAGATCTCTCTCGATGTCGCCGGATTGGGCTTCAATCATGCTTTGCCGGTCGGTATGTGGGACTCCGGCGGCGAGGCTGAGCCGGGGACCAAGGAGCTGCTCGAAGGCATCGACGATCCTTTGGACAAGCTGACCCATTGGACTCGTGAAGGCGCGACTCTTTTTCGTCTCTCAAATACCGACAAGCTCGCCTGCGAGCGATGGATGGCGTTGTTTGGTGTGAACAGCGCAGACTGGCCGCGGGAGTTGTGGTTTCGGCTGTCGAGCCTGCTGGCACAGCTTCCGGCACTTGCCTGCAGCGAAGAGGGAATGCGGCTGGTGCTCGGCGTGCTCTTTCAAATTCCGATTGAGAGTCTACGCTATCAACGATCGGTGGCGATGATTCATCGCGACAAGTCCACGCTGCTGGGTGTTAGAGCGAGCCGACTCGGCATCGATACGGTCGTCGGCGATGCGGTGGAAGACCTTGCGCATCTTCGAATCACGCTTGGCCCGGTTTCGCTCAAGACCTATGAAGCCTTTGCCGAAGGGGAACAGGCCCGGCTGTTGCGGCGCGCGTTCGATTTTCTGATGCCTGCATTTTTGGACTACGAGATTGTGTGGACGGTCGCGGATGCGCAGCGGTGCCCCTGGCTGGGTATGGCGGAACGGAATAGCCGACTTGGCGTCAATATGTACCTGGGCGATGCCGTGTGAGAGAGGACTTTGAGGTGAGACGGGATGGATAATATCCGACTGAAGTCGGTCAACTGGGAACACGGAATGCTGTTGACTCCCGAGCATTTTCTGCGTCAGGAGCACTACGTCGAGTCGCTGTTGTTCTGGAACATCGGCTATCTGACGACGGGATCGGGGCTGGTCGGCGGCGGTGTTCGCCTGCCTGCAAGCGATCTTGGCGCGGTACGTCATGATCCTACGGTTGTGCTTGAAGAGGGGCCGGAGACGCTGAGCCTCTCTATCAGCAAATGCCGCGGTCTGACGTCTTCAGGCTGGATCGTTGAGATCGAAGAGGGATCGGTGCTGTCGGAGAGATTCGCGAAGGAGCAGCTAGCAGGTGTGGCTGAGGCCATCGTTTATGTTATCTGCGACCTTAGCGAAAAGCAGAAGATCGAAGGTGCTCCCGATGCGTTCAATCCGCAGATGAAGACGGAACGGACGTTCTCCTACAGAATTGCCCTCGACGTGACTGCTGCAGAAAAGGAGAACGCTATTGCAGTGGCGCGGCTGCGACGGCCTTCCGCGGGGATGCACTACGAAAAGGACCCGCAGTACATTCCGCCTTGCGTGTCGCTTTCCGCCTATAGTGAGCTGACCTCGGGCTGGCGGGAGATTATGGAGGCGGTCAATCACCTGGCAGCAGGATATGCGGAACTGCACCGTGCCATGCGGGAGTTTCTGGTGTTGTTCACCGAGCGCGGCATTGAGACCGAGGTCGACCGCGACTCGCTCAACTTTGCAGAGCGCATGGTGATGGTGCTGCAGGAAACCGCCTACCAGGTGCTTGATCGCAAGCAATCTCCGGAGAGCTTCTTCGGAAGCATTCGGAAGCTGCTGCACCAGGCGGCGACGTTCTTTGATCTGGCTCCCGGGATGCAGCAGTACTATGAGACGCTTCGCGAGACCGGTGAGACGGAGCTGATCGCGCTGATTGAGATACAGAAGCACACGCTGCAGACCGGGCGCACGCTGCGGCTTAATGACGATCTCGGTGTGGAGCTGCGATCTGCATTGCAGTCGCTCGGTGTGCTCGAAAAGCTGGAACGCGCGCTCGAAGGAAAGTACATCGACTTCCGCCGCAGCCCTTCGCTCGAAGGCATGAATTTCATCTTCGACCGTCAGGGCAAGGTGCTTTACAAGCTGGCTGCGAAGCCTTCGCGAGTACAGGGTGTGGTGGATGAGCTGACCATCTTCTTCTCGCAGTTGCGGCTCGAAGGGCGAGATCGTTATCGGCTCATTCTTGTAGGTGATCGCAATCAACCCTATCCCAGAGGGACGACCATCAGTGCCGAGATTCGCCTGAATGAAGGAAGCGGTTT
It encodes the following:
- a CDS encoding type VI secretion system baseplate subunit TssG, encoding MMTPKRASAMGLPPVNETAVLPVMPNLASGTHAFRHSADSAMACLAAMRISPSRIHLRRTGREAVPDGTVVAQSPAPGAMLEPDTQISLDVAGLGFNHALPVGMWDSGGEAEPGTKELLEGIDDPLDKLTHWTREGATLFRLSNTDKLACERWMALFGVNSADWPRELWFRLSSLLAQLPALACSEEGMRLVLGVLFQIPIESLRYQRSVAMIHRDKSTLLGVRASRLGIDTVVGDAVEDLAHLRITLGPVSLKTYEAFAEGEQARLLRRAFDFLMPAFLDYEIVWTVADAQRCPWLGMAERNSRLGVNMYLGDAV
- the tssK gene encoding type VI secretion system baseplate subunit TssK, whose product is MDNIRLKSVNWEHGMLLTPEHFLRQEHYVESLLFWNIGYLTTGSGLVGGGVRLPASDLGAVRHDPTVVLEEGPETLSLSISKCRGLTSSGWIVEIEEGSVLSERFAKEQLAGVAEAIVYVICDLSEKQKIEGAPDAFNPQMKTERTFSYRIALDVTAAEKENAIAVARLRRPSAGMHYEKDPQYIPPCVSLSAYSELTSGWREIMEAVNHLAAGYAELHRAMREFLVLFTERGIETEVDRDSLNFAERMVMVLQETAYQVLDRKQSPESFFGSIRKLLHQAATFFDLAPGMQQYYETLRETGETELIALIEIQKHTLQTGRTLRLNDDLGVELRSALQSLGVLEKLERALEGKYIDFRRSPSLEGMNFIFDRQGKVLYKLAAKPSRVQGVVDELTIFFSQLRLEGRDRYRLILVGDRNQPYPRGTTISAEIRLNEGSGFRREAIILQAEAKLDDQYNFELDFEAQDVPTITDVRVTVQAYHAIHTALLFTRHRFFAGRTFDSQSASQSSGRASEPATVWPDDLTATRFGARENNRLDPSGFDESYSAAATVRSRGDVSSRAAEYAKTQTSTDRAQAVDAGDTLPPWSPRKREDDSGANELDSATSRPRRRRLE